In Aspergillus fumigatus Af293 chromosome 2, whole genome shotgun sequence, a genomic segment contains:
- the pex8 gene encoding putative peroxisomal membrane protein Pex17, with translation MATERSLGALLRSLQSTSELRDAINLLPTATSLLTLLGNPLNITLLASQLLSAPAIWEQPVDLQTCRRIVSVFNTAAIATLQNDEPAEIRLPYAKPRKIDREDWVKAVVSGADEKSPRWRHLLLLGGILIGFEGQNRQGLPWSIRTKLESALVTAAQLALEELDSRDGIDAQCITLVLNHTFELLADHERSKLSYVRLLPVLIQTAYFSPEGLEGGYFLGTIDRDIVEAPGKRFQWSSQSATFRRVTAIISSPLISALGPLSRLIAHSVENARDPTLVSQSVDQIAHFGRTLMVQWRQNKLSEIDASEELEYLDSESLKSTIPSLWKLLRNCLYSVVIVLRAVLGRALNDHFLAADRTAPYLSMQTLHILRNFHFVSSRLGQNASSQHTFVTLTAVDILSQYPDLAENFLQSVKPSELGQIPQHPIERCLDLYFLNTAELFTPVLSPKCSEELLISATLPYLAAGGNNHLLEIFEAAHSVALAVFAIPGNAAIAARHLPFYVDNLFAVFPDNLSARQFRLAFKTVIKVTAPPSLVANSQPLLPSILLEVLHQRALNASDKLLPQSTQGTADAHQDMAPPVSEQAALILALIDSLCFLRVEDLEEWLPLTANSIHEIRTPEMRQMCIERFWEALSSGEMDVERAHYCVTWWSTKGGRELVLFGNTAADAEAGSHAEGAYMSGAVGGVAPESKL, from the exons ATGGCGACGGAACGCTCTCTGGGTGCTCTCTTGCGGTCACTTCAATCGACATCGGAGCTTCGAGACGCTATCAA CCTTCTGCCCACTGCAACCAGCCTTTTAACTCTTCTGGGGAATCCCCTCAATATCACCTTGCTTGCCTCGCAATTGCTCTCCGCTCCGGCGATATGGGAACAGCCTGTTGACCTACAAACATGTCGGCGAATAGTCAGTGTCTTCAATACTGCTGCTATTGCGACATTGCAAAACGATGAACCCGCGGAGATTAGATTACCATACGCAAAACCTAGGAAGATTGACCGCGAAGATTGGGTGAAAGCAGTCGTGAGCGGAGCGGATGAGAAATCACCGCGTTGGAGACATTTACTCTTATTGGGTGGTATCCTGATCGGGTTTGAAGGTCAGAATAGACAGGGCCTACCGTGGAGCATACGTACGAAACTCGAATCTGCACTTGTCACGGCGGCGCAACTGGCacttgaggagctggattcCCGAGACGGCATCGATGCGCAGTGTATCACTTTGGTTTTAAATCATACCTTTGAGCTTTTGGCGGATCATGAGAGAAGCAAACTAAGCTATGTCCGCTTGCTTCCTGTTTTGATTCAAACAGCATATTTCTCCCCAGAGGGCCTAGAAGGAGGATATTTTCTCGGAACCATTGATAGGGATATTGTTGAAGCACCGGGGAAGCGTTTTCAGTGGTCATCACAATCTGCCACTTTCCGTCGGGTGACGGCAATCATTTCGAGTCCTTTGATATCAGCTTTGGGTCCCTTGTCGCGACTGATTGCGCATTCAGTTGAGAATGCCCGCGATCCCACTCTGGTTTCTCAATCTGTGGATCAGATTGCCCATTTCGGTCGCACGCTGATGGTCCAATGGCGCCAAAATAAGTTATCTGAGATTGATGCATCAGAAGAACTCGAATATCTGGATTCCGAGTCACTCAAGTCTACGATTCCAAGCCTATGGAAGCTCCTCCGCAATTGCCTATATTCTGTTGTAATTGTTCTCCGCGCCGTCCTGGGAAGGGCACTCAACGATCACTTTCTTGCCGCTGATAGAA CTGCACCTTACCTTTCAATGCAAACTCTCCACATCCTTCGCAACTTTCACTTTGTCTCATCCCGTCTTGGTCAAAACGCATCTTCGCAACACACGTTCGTGACACTTACGGCGGTGGATATCCTTTCACAGTATCCAGACCTGGCCGAGAATTTCCTACAGAGTGTCAAACCAAGTGAGCTTGGTCAAATCCCACAGCACCCCATTGAGCGCTGTCTGGATCTCTACTTCTTGAATACCGCCGAGCTTTTTACCCCTGTTTTGTCTCCAAAATGCAGTGAAGAGCTTCTAATTTCAGCAACACTCCCGTATCTCGCAGCAGGCGGGAATAACCATCTGCTCGAGATTTTCGAGGCCGCCCATAGTGTAGCTCTTGCTGTCTTCGCCATTCCGGGAAATGCAGCCATTGCAGCCCGGCATCTCCCCTTCTACGTCGATAATCTCTTTGCT GTCTTCCCTGACAATCTATCTGCCCGCCAATTCCGCCTTGCCTTCAAGACTGTCATTAAAGTGACTGCCCCTCCGTCACTCGTTGCAAACAGCCAGCCGCTACTTCCCTCTATACTTCTCGAAGTTCTACACCAAAGAGCTCTGAATGCATCCGACAAGTTGCTCCCACAATCCACGCaaggaacagcagatgctCATCAGGACATGGCCCCACCAGTGTCCGAGCAAGCTGCCTTGATCCTCGCTTTGATAGACAGCCTCTGTTTCCTGCGAGTGGAGGACCTCGAGGAGTGGCTGCCACTGACCGCGAATTCTATTCACGAGATTCGCACACCAGAGATGCGTCAAATGTGCATTGAGCGCTTCTGGGAAGCGTTGAGTAGTGGTGAGATGGATGTCGAGCGCGCCCATTACTGCGTTACCTGGTGGAGTACAAAAGGCGGTCGTGAAC